The following coding sequences are from one Camelus dromedarius isolate mCamDro1 chromosome 30, mCamDro1.pat, whole genome shotgun sequence window:
- the OSGIN2 gene encoding oxidative stress-induced growth inhibitor 2 isoform X1, whose amino-acid sequence MPVWCCRCSLAAHFRNYSDTETEGEIFNSLVQYLGDNLGRKVTAMPLVEETSLLGDSSVTLPVVVIGNGPSGICLSYMLSGYRPYLSSEAIHPNAILHGKLEEARHLSIVDQDLEYLSEGLEGRSSNPVAVLFDTLLHPDADFGYDYPSVLHWKLEQHHYIPHLVLGKGPPGGAWHNMEGSMLTISFGNWMELPGLKFKDWVSSKRRNIKGDRVMPEEIAHYYKHYVKVMGLQKNFRENTYITSVSRLYRDQIDNDGQDRDISTQPLQIEKSKFIKRNWEIRGYQRTADGSPVPFCLFAENVALATGSLDSPGRLEIEGEDFPFVFHSMPEFGAAISKGKLRGKVDPVLIVGSGLTAADAVLCAYNNNVPVIHVFRRRVTDPSLIFKQLPKKLYPEYHKVYHMMCTQSYSLHSRLLPDYTSFPEHHVLSFKSDLKCILQSISGLKKIFKLSAAVVLIGSHPNLSFLKEQGCYLGHNSSQPITCKGNPVEIDAYTYECVKEANLFALGPLVGDNFVRFLKGGALGVTRCLATRQKKKQHLFVERGGGDGIA is encoded by the exons aaactatagTGACACTGAAACTGAAGGAGAGATTTTTAATTCCTTGGTGCAATATTTGGGTGATAATTTGGGGCGAAAAGTTACAGCTATGCCATTGGTTGAAGAAACTTCTTTACTTGGAGATTCATCAGTGACTTTGCCTGTGGTAGTAATAG gaaatggACCCTCAGGAATCTGCCTTTCTTACATGCTTTCGGGTTACAGACCATATTTATCATCAGAAGCAATACATCCAAATGCAATCTTACATGGTAAATTAGAAGAAGCAAGACATCTTTCCATTGTTGATCAG gacttggAATATTTGTCTGAGGGCCTTGAGGGTCGATCCTCCAATCCCGTTGCTGTGCTTTTTGACACACTTCTTCATCCAGATGCTGACTTTGGATATGATTATCCATCCGTTTTGCATTGGAAATTAGAACAACATCATTATATCCCCCACTTAGTCCTCGGTAAAGGCCCACCTGGTGGAGCGTGGCAC aATATGGAAGGCTCCATGTTGACAATCAGCTTTGGAAACTGGATGGAGCTCCCTGGACTTAAATTTAAAGATTGGGTGTCTAGCAAACGAAG gAACATAAAAGGGGATCGAGTTATGCCAGAGGAAATAGCTCACTACTATAAACACTACGTAAAAGTCATGGGTCTTCAGAAGAATTTCAGAGAGAATACTTATATTACATCTGTATCAAGACTCTACAGAGATCAAATTGATAATGATGGTCAAGACAGAGATATTTCAACACAGCCTTTACAGATAGAGAAGTCAAAATTTATCAAGAGAAACTGGGAAATCAGGGGTTATCAGCGAACAGCCGATGGTTCCCCTGTTCCCTTCTGTCTCTTTGCTGAAAATGTAGCGCTGGCAACTGGATCGTTGGATTCTCCTGGCCGTCTGGAAATTGAAGGGGAagattttccttttgtgtttcatTCAATGCCTGAATTTGGAGCTGCTATAAGCAAAGGAAAGTTGCGTGGGAAAGTGGACCCAGTGCTGATTGTGGGTTCTGGGCTGACTGCAGCTGATGCAGTGCTCTGTGCTTACAATAATAATGTCCCTGTGATTCATGTATTTCGTAGAAGAGTAACTGATCCAAGCTTAATTTTCAAACAGCTTCCCAAAAAGCTTTATCCAGAGTACCATAAAGTCTATCATATGATGTGTACTCAGTCGTATTCCTTACACTCACGTCTGTTACCTGATTATACCAGTTTTCCTGAGCACCATGTGCTTTCCTTTAAGTCGGACCTGAAATGCATTCTTCAAAGCATCTCTggattgaagaaaatatttaagctCTCTGCAGCAGTAGTGTTGATAGGTTCTCATCCCAATCTTTCTTTTCTGAAGGAGCAAGGGTGTTACCTGGGCCACAACTCAAGCCAGCCAATCACATGTAAGGGTAATCCTGTGGAAATAGATGCATATACCTACGAGTGCGTTAAAGAAGCCAACCTTTTTGCATTGGGTCCTTTGGTTGGAGACAATTTTGTTCGATTTTTAAAGGGAGGAGCATTGGGTGTTACACGCTGTTTAGCtacaagacagaagaaaaagcagCATTTGTTTgttgaaagaggaggaggagatgggataGCTTAA
- the OSGIN2 gene encoding oxidative stress-induced growth inhibitor 2 isoform X2, translating into MPLVEETSLLGDSSVTLPVVVIGNGPSGICLSYMLSGYRPYLSSEAIHPNAILHGKLEEARHLSIVDQDLEYLSEGLEGRSSNPVAVLFDTLLHPDADFGYDYPSVLHWKLEQHHYIPHLVLGKGPPGGAWHNMEGSMLTISFGNWMELPGLKFKDWVSSKRRNIKGDRVMPEEIAHYYKHYVKVMGLQKNFRENTYITSVSRLYRDQIDNDGQDRDISTQPLQIEKSKFIKRNWEIRGYQRTADGSPVPFCLFAENVALATGSLDSPGRLEIEGEDFPFVFHSMPEFGAAISKGKLRGKVDPVLIVGSGLTAADAVLCAYNNNVPVIHVFRRRVTDPSLIFKQLPKKLYPEYHKVYHMMCTQSYSLHSRLLPDYTSFPEHHVLSFKSDLKCILQSISGLKKIFKLSAAVVLIGSHPNLSFLKEQGCYLGHNSSQPITCKGNPVEIDAYTYECVKEANLFALGPLVGDNFVRFLKGGALGVTRCLATRQKKKQHLFVERGGGDGIA; encoded by the exons ATGCCATTGGTTGAAGAAACTTCTTTACTTGGAGATTCATCAGTGACTTTGCCTGTGGTAGTAATAG gaaatggACCCTCAGGAATCTGCCTTTCTTACATGCTTTCGGGTTACAGACCATATTTATCATCAGAAGCAATACATCCAAATGCAATCTTACATGGTAAATTAGAAGAAGCAAGACATCTTTCCATTGTTGATCAG gacttggAATATTTGTCTGAGGGCCTTGAGGGTCGATCCTCCAATCCCGTTGCTGTGCTTTTTGACACACTTCTTCATCCAGATGCTGACTTTGGATATGATTATCCATCCGTTTTGCATTGGAAATTAGAACAACATCATTATATCCCCCACTTAGTCCTCGGTAAAGGCCCACCTGGTGGAGCGTGGCAC aATATGGAAGGCTCCATGTTGACAATCAGCTTTGGAAACTGGATGGAGCTCCCTGGACTTAAATTTAAAGATTGGGTGTCTAGCAAACGAAG gAACATAAAAGGGGATCGAGTTATGCCAGAGGAAATAGCTCACTACTATAAACACTACGTAAAAGTCATGGGTCTTCAGAAGAATTTCAGAGAGAATACTTATATTACATCTGTATCAAGACTCTACAGAGATCAAATTGATAATGATGGTCAAGACAGAGATATTTCAACACAGCCTTTACAGATAGAGAAGTCAAAATTTATCAAGAGAAACTGGGAAATCAGGGGTTATCAGCGAACAGCCGATGGTTCCCCTGTTCCCTTCTGTCTCTTTGCTGAAAATGTAGCGCTGGCAACTGGATCGTTGGATTCTCCTGGCCGTCTGGAAATTGAAGGGGAagattttccttttgtgtttcatTCAATGCCTGAATTTGGAGCTGCTATAAGCAAAGGAAAGTTGCGTGGGAAAGTGGACCCAGTGCTGATTGTGGGTTCTGGGCTGACTGCAGCTGATGCAGTGCTCTGTGCTTACAATAATAATGTCCCTGTGATTCATGTATTTCGTAGAAGAGTAACTGATCCAAGCTTAATTTTCAAACAGCTTCCCAAAAAGCTTTATCCAGAGTACCATAAAGTCTATCATATGATGTGTACTCAGTCGTATTCCTTACACTCACGTCTGTTACCTGATTATACCAGTTTTCCTGAGCACCATGTGCTTTCCTTTAAGTCGGACCTGAAATGCATTCTTCAAAGCATCTCTggattgaagaaaatatttaagctCTCTGCAGCAGTAGTGTTGATAGGTTCTCATCCCAATCTTTCTTTTCTGAAGGAGCAAGGGTGTTACCTGGGCCACAACTCAAGCCAGCCAATCACATGTAAGGGTAATCCTGTGGAAATAGATGCATATACCTACGAGTGCGTTAAAGAAGCCAACCTTTTTGCATTGGGTCCTTTGGTTGGAGACAATTTTGTTCGATTTTTAAAGGGAGGAGCATTGGGTGTTACACGCTGTTTAGCtacaagacagaagaaaaagcagCATTTGTTTgttgaaagaggaggaggagatgggataGCTTAA